The following coding sequences lie in one Montipora foliosa isolate CH-2021 chromosome 11, ASM3666993v2, whole genome shotgun sequence genomic window:
- the LOC137976963 gene encoding trace amine-associated receptor 3-like, with protein MEVAFKLCRVLLPQYYKRLKDIEGLYIYLCVFNGLLSFTAIVGNVVIIFALKRASSIPSPARILMLCLAVTDLCNGVFVHPLYIALILKIQQQFSCENISEILLVFFILGTFSISVSLNTVIFIGVDRLLAILLHLRYKELITPGRVKLAMACSWILSIAMMFLCVFYKLEFGEIAMVCFGYCGLLLLTIVYGKVFLVARHHAANINSQAQSTIHLSRLSSLAQNRNLAIKTFYVYIVFVLCNCPYFITETVLINSDPDIRIQTAIHLTTILLMLNSSLNPLIFGWKLKEIRQIVKNNFKMFIFFRQSENDS; from the coding sequence ATGGAAGTAGCATTCAAGCTTTGTCGAGTACTTCTTCCACAGTACTACAAAAGGCTTAAAGACATAGAGGGATTGTATATCTACCTGTGCGTTTTCAACGGGCTGTTATCTTTCACAGCGATAGTAGGAAATGTGGTGATCATTTTCGCGCTAAAGAGAGCATCGTCTATTCCGTCACCTGCGAGAATTCTAATGTTATGCTTAGCAGTAACAGATCTCTGCAATGGGGTATTTGTTCACCCACTTTACATCGCTCTTATACTGAAAATTCAACAACAATTTTCCTGTGAAAACATCAGTGAAATTCTTCTGGTGTTTTTTATACTTGGAACTTTTTCAATATCTGTGTCATTAAATACGGTCATCTTTATTGGAGTGGACCGCTTGCTTGCCATACTTTTGCATTTGAGATATAAAGAGCTGATTACTCCAGGGCGTGTTAAGTTGGCCATGGCTTGTTCTTGGATATTGTCCATTGCCATGATGTTCCTTTGCGTCTTTTATAAATTGGAGTTTGGAGAAATTGCTATGGTCTGTTTCGGTTACTGCGGTCTGCTTCTACTCACTATAGTTTATGGGAAAGTTTTTCTGGTTGCCCGTCATCACGCAGCAAACATTAACAGCCAAGCACAAAGCACGATTCATCTCTCACGTCTTTCCAGTTTGGCCCAAAACAGAAACTTAGCCATCAAAACCTTCTATGTATATATCGTTTTCGTGCTGTGCAATTGCCCCTATTTTATTACCGAAACTGTTTTGATAAACTCAGACCCTGACATAAGGATTCAAACAGCGATTCACCTGACAACGATTCTGCTGATGTTGAACTCTTCGTTAAACCCTCTGATATTTGGTTGGAAACTGAAAGAAATTCGCCAAATCGTTAAAAACAACttcaaaatgtttattttctttaGACAAAGTGAAAATGATTCATAA
- the LOC137976962 gene encoding adenosine receptor A3-like produces the protein MEAAFKLCQVLLPQYYERLKDIEGLYISLCVFNGLLSFTAIVGNVVIIFALKRASSIPSPARILMLCLAVTDLCNGVFVHPLYIALILKIQQQFSCENISEILLVFFILGTSSITMSFNTVIFIGVDRLLAILLHLRYKELITPGRVKLAMACSWILSIAIIFFCVFYNLEFGEIAMVCFGYCGLLLLTIVYGKVFLVARHHAANINSQAQTTIHLSRLSTLAQNRNLAIKTFYVYIVFVLCNCPYLITETVLINTDPDIRIQTAIHLTTILLMLNSSLNPLIFGWKLKEIRQIVKNNFKMFIFFRQSENDS, from the coding sequence ATGGAAGCAGCATTCAAGCTTTGTCAAGTACTTCTTCCACAGTACTACGAAAGGCTTAAAGACATAGAGGGATTGTATATCTCCCTGTGCGTTTTCAACGGGCTGTTATCTTTCACAGCGATAGTAGGAAATGTGGTGATCATTTTCGCGCTAAAGAGAGCATCGTCTATTCCGTCACCTGCGAGAATTCTAATGTTGTGCTTAGCAGTAACAGATCTCTGCAATGGGGTATTTGTTCACCCACTTTACATCGCTCTTATACTGAAAATTCAACAACAATTTTCCTGCGAAAACATCAGTGAAATTCTTCTGGTGTTTTTTATACTTGGAACTTCTTCAATAACTATGTCATTCAATACGGTCATCTTTATTGGAGTGGACCGCTTGCTTGCCATACTTTTGCATTTGAGATATAAAGAGCTGATTACTCCAGGGCGTGTTAAGTTGGCCATGGCTTGTTCTTGGATATTGTCCATTGCCATAATTTTCTTTTGCGTCTTTTATAACTTGGAGTTTGGAGAAATTGCTATGGTCTGTTTCGGTTACTGCGGTCTGCTTCTACTCACTATAGTTTATGGGAAAGTTTTTCTGGTTGCCCGTCATCACGCAGCAAACATTAACAGCCAAGCACAAACAACGATTCATCTCTCACGTCTTTCTACTTTGGCCCAAAACAGAAACTTAGCCATCAAAACCTTCTATGTATATATCGTTTTCGTGCTGTGCAATTGCCCCTATCTTATTACCGAAACTGTTTTGATAAACACAGACCCTGACATAAGGATTCAAACAGCGATTCACCTGACAACGATTCTGCTGATGTTGAACTCTTCGTTAAACCCTCTGATATTTGGTTGGAAACTGAAAGAAATTCGCCAAATCGTTAAAAACAACttcaaaatgtttattttctttaGACAAAGTGAAAATGATTCATAA
- the LOC137976961 gene encoding melanocortin receptor 5-like — protein sequence MEAAFKLCRVLLPKYYERLKDIEGLYISLCVFNGLLSFTAIVGNVVIIFALKRASSIPSPARILMFCLAVTDLCIGVFVHPLYIALILKIQQQFSCENISEILLVFFLLGAFSISVSLNTVIFIGVDRLLAILLHLRYKELITPGRVKLAMACSWIWCITIIFFCVFYNLEFGEIAMVCFGYCGLLLLTIVYGKVFLVARYHAANINCQAQTTIHLSRLSSLAQNRNLAIKTFYVYIVFVLCNCPYFITETVLINSNPDIRIQTAIHLTTILLMLNSSLNPLIFAWKLKEIR from the coding sequence ATGGAAGCAGCATTCAAGCTTTGTCGAGTACTTCTTCCAAAATACTACGAAAGGCTTAAAGACATAGAGGGATTGTATATCTCCTTGTGCGTTTTCAACGGGCTGTTATCTTTTACAGCCATAGTGGGAAATGTGGTGATCATTTTCGCGCTAAAGAGAGCATCGTCTATTCCGTCACCTGCGAGAATTCTAATGTTCTGCTTAGCAGTAACAGATCTCTGCATTGGGGTATTTGTTCACCCACTTTACATCGCTCTTATACTGAAAATTCAACAACAATTTTCCTGCGAAAACATCAGTGAAATTCTTCTGGTGTTTTTTTTACTTGGAGCTTTCTCAATATCTGTGTCATTAAATACGGTCATCTTTATTGGAGTGGACCGCTTGCTTGCCATACTTTTGCATTTGAGATATAAAGAGCTGATTACTCCAGGGCGTGTTAAGTTGGCCATGGCTTGTTCTTGGATATGGTGCATTACCATAATTTTCTTTTGCGTCTTTTATAACTTGGAGTTTGGAGAAATTGCTATGGTCTGTTTCGGTTACTGCGGTCTGCTTCTACTCACTATAGTTTATGGGAAAGTTTTTCTGGTTGCCCGTTATCACGCAGCAAACATTAACTGCCAAGCACAAACAACGATTCATCTCTCACGTCTTTCCAGTTTGGCCCAAAACAGAAACTTAGCCATCAAAACCTTCTATGTATATATCGTTTTCGTGCTGTGCAATTGCCCCTATTTTATTACCGAAACTGTTTTGATAAACTCAAACCCTGACATAAGGATTCAAACAGCGATTCACCTGACAACGATTCTGCTGATGTTGAACTCTTCGTTAAACCCTCTCATATTTGCTTGGAAACTGAAAGAAATTCGCTAA